Proteins encoded in a region of the Quercus lobata isolate SW786 chromosome 8, ValleyOak3.0 Primary Assembly, whole genome shotgun sequence genome:
- the LOC115956532 gene encoding G-type lectin S-receptor-like serine/threonine-protein kinase At4g27290: MDISAFVFLSSSLFLLYFVFSNAVDSITQSQSLSDSKGTNLVSKDGGFVLGFFSTGNSNNRYLGIWYNNIPVRTVVWVANRGNPIRDSSGVLMLNSSGSLVLLSQNRTVVWSANSTKEAGSPVVELLDSGNLVLREKNEENPESYLWQSFDYPSDTWLPGMKLGWDLRTGLERRLTAWKSPDDPSPGELSCGIVLHNYPEIVMKNGSKIYGRTGPWNGIRFSGALWLKANPVYNFTSVSNKDELYFMYHTINKSVITRAVLNQTSYVYERYIWIEADKKWITYFSVPQDKCDSYNLCGAYGNCKIGDSPICQCVEGFKPKSTETWNPDDWAKGCVRTTELSCEDKDKIGFVKLVGLKLPDTTYSWVNKSMSLSECRVQCLNNCSCMAYSNTDIRDGGSGCAIWYGDLIDIRQVAEGGQNASWQDVYIRMPASKKVNQEVSPKKKEVNQEDVIDKQKMKVRVAVAIAIAVVFGVLLIAYCICKRKKFREKMKNKGMIDQNIDGQNEDLELPFYSLATIAIATNKFSSNNKLGEGGFGLVYRGILADGQEIAVKRLSQNSRQGLSEFKNEVMSIAKLQHRNLVRLLGYCIEGEEKMLIYEYMPNGSLDSFIFDQMRSNILGWAMRFNIICGIARGLLYLHEDSRLRIIHRDLKASNILLDSKMNPKISDFGMARSFGGDQIEGNTNRVVGTYGYMAPEYAIDGLFSVKSDVFSFGVLLLEIICGKKNRGSFHPEYSLNLVGHAWKSWKEGRTLELIDTCLKDSCILSEFERCLHISFLCLQQHYEDRPNMSFVVMMLHSESSLQEPKEPGFYVGKKSPLSSKNQSSSTNEITISLLDGR, from the exons ATGGACATCTCtgcttttgtgtttttgagttcCAGTTTATTTCTTCTCTACTTTGTGTTCTCTAATGCTGTTGACAGCATTACCCAATCCCAATCCCTCAGTGACAGTAAGGGCACAAACCTGGTCTCGAAAGATGGAGGCTTTGTCTTGGGGTTTTTCAGTACAGGAAATTCCAATAACCGTTATTTGGGAATTTGGTACAACAATATCCCAGTTAGAACGGTTGTTTGGGTAGCAAACCGGGGCAATCCAATTAGAGACTCGTCTGGCGTGTTGATGTTAAACAGTTCAGGTAGTCTTGTTCTTCTCAGCCAGAATAGGACTGTTGTTTGGTCGGCGAATTCTACAAAAGAGGCAGGGAGTCCAGTTGTTGAGCTTTTAGATTCAGGAAATCTAGTATTAagagaaaagaatgaagaaaaccCAGAAAGTTATTTGTGGCAAAGCTTTGACTATCCTTCTGATACATGGCTACCAGGGATGAAACTTGGATGGGACTTAAGGACCGGTCTGGAAAGGCGCCTAACTGCATGGAAGAGTCCAGATGATCCATCTCCTGGAGAACTGAGTTGTGGGATTGTACTTCATAATTATCCTGAGATAGTCATGAAGAACGGCTCCAAGATATACGGCCGGACTGGCCCGTGGAATGGCATTAGGTTCAGTGGTGCACTATGGTTAAAGGCCAACCCAGTCTATAACTTCACTTCTGTCTCCAACAAGGACGAGCTATACTTCATGTACCACACGATTAACAAGTCTGTAATCACAAGAGCAGTTTTGAACCAAACTTCTTACGTGTACGAGCGCTACATATGGATCGAAGCAGATAAAAAATGGATCACGTACTTTTCTGTACCACAAGACAAATGTGACAGTTACAATTTATGTGGTGCTTATGGAAATTGTAAAATTGGTGACTCACCTATCTGCCAATGCGTAGAAGGATTTAAGCCTAAGTCAACAGAAACATGGAACCCAGACGACTGGGCTAAGGGATGTGTACGCACTACGGAATTGAGCTGCGAGGATAAAGATAAAATTGGGTTTGTTAAACTTGTTGGGCTCAAGTTGCCAGATACCACGTATTCTTGGGTGAACAAAAGTATGAGTCTTAGCGAATGCAGAGTCCAATGTTTGAACAACTGTTCTTGTATGGCTTATTCCAACACTGACATTAGAGATGGAGGAAGTGGCTGCGCCATCTGGTATGGAGATCTAATTGATATTAGACAGGTTGCAGAAGGCGGGCAGAATGCTAGTTGGCAGGATGTATATATTCGAATGCCTGCTTCAAAGAAAG TCAACCAGGAAGtctctccaaaaaagaaagaagtcaACCAGGAAGACGTTATAGACAAGCAAAAGATGAAGGTGAGAGTTGCAGTTGCCATTGCCATTGCCGTAGTTTTTGGGGTGCTCTTGATTGCCTACTGCATttgtaaaaggaaaaagttcAGAG agaaaatgaagaataaaGGGATGATAGACCAGAATATTGATGGCCAAAATGAAGACCTGGAGCTCCCATTCTACAGCCTAGCTACCATAGCTATTGCCActaacaaattttcaagcaataACAAGCTTGGTGAAGGTGGCTTTGGACTCGTATATAGG GGTATTCTAGCAGATGGACAAGAAATTGCTGTGAAAAGGCTTTCACAAAATTCTAGACAAGGATTGAGTGAGTTTAAAAATGAAGTTATGTCGATTGCCAAATTACAGCACCGAAATCTTGTTAGGCTTTTGGGCTATTGCATTGAAGGAGAGGAGAAAATGTTAATCTATGAATACATGCCCAATGGAAGCTTGGACTCCTTCATTTTTG ATCAAATGAGATCTAATATTTTAGGTTGGGCTATGCGCTTCAACATTATTTGTGGGATTGCTCGTGGGCTTCTCTATCTTCATGAAGACTCTAGATTGAGGATTATTCATAGAGATCTAAAAGCAAGTAACATTTTACTTGATAGTAAgatgaacccaaaaatttctgATTTCGGTATGGCTAGGTCCTTTGGTGGAGATCAAATTGAAGGAAATACAAACAGAGTGGTTGGAACTTA TGGTTATATGGCACCTGAATACGCCATTGATGGCCTATTTTCAGTAAAATCTGATGTCTTTAGTTTTGGAGTATTATTGTTGGAGATAATATGTGGAAAGAAAAATCGAGGGTCTTTCCATCCAGAATATAGTCTAAACCTTGTTGGACAT gCATGGAAATCATGGAAAGAAGGAAGGACTTTGGAGCTAATTGATACTTGCTTAAAGGACTCTTGCATCCTGTCGGAGTTTGAACGTTGCCTCCATATTAGTTTCTTATGTTTGCAACAACATTATGAGGATCGGCCTAACATGTCATTTGTGGTTATGATGTTGCATAGTGAGAGTTCACTACAAGAACCCAAAGAGCCAGGTTTCTATGTGGGAAAAAAATCACCTTTGTCAAGCAAGAATCAATCATCCTCAACCAATGAAATTACTATTTCCTTGTTAGATGGTCGATAG